The Halorhabdus sp. BNX81 genome includes a region encoding these proteins:
- a CDS encoding glycoside hydrolase family 11 protein translates to MSRHDGGDTPNERRGESNEHELLGQVDRRSYLKGAAATVATGLGVGSIASPAAAITENQTGTHDGYFYSFWTNDQGSVEMTLESGGSYSVDWNDTGNFVCGKGWQTGSDRDIEYTANYNPQGNSYLCLYGWTTDPLVEYYIIEDYGSYKPGDQSQGTHTTDGSTYEMYTSERVEKPSIEGTATFTQYWSIRQNSRTSGTITTSNHFDAWESAGLNMGSHDYQILATEGYQSSGSSSVTVGSSGGGGGGGGGGGGGGGGGGGGGSGSQQPYNGTPHSIPGTIPAEEYDQGGSGVAYSDNTSENEGGAMRTGEGVDISSNSAGSGYSIGYIESGEWVEYTVDVQQSGDYTLDALVASDSGGGSFHLEVNGQNVSGNVSFGATGGWDSWETVSTSGVSLDAGQQVIRVSMDESWWDLNTIDLSLDGGGGGGGGGGGGGGGGGNGGTGGGGGGTSGDLVAEIDPNTTSASTGDLVQFNINDTTGSGNYISSLEWDLGNGVTGSGWYIDERYQSAGSYTVTLTATNNEGTSTTDEVTVTIT, encoded by the coding sequence ATGAGTCGACACGACGGCGGAGATACACCGAACGAACGGCGCGGCGAATCGAACGAACACGAACTGCTCGGACAGGTTGATCGTCGGAGCTATTTGAAAGGGGCAGCGGCGACCGTGGCGACAGGACTCGGCGTCGGATCCATCGCGAGTCCGGCCGCTGCGATCACCGAGAACCAGACCGGGACTCACGACGGGTACTTCTACTCGTTCTGGACGAACGACCAGGGCTCGGTCGAAATGACGCTTGAGTCCGGTGGCAGTTACAGTGTCGACTGGAACGACACGGGTAACTTCGTCTGCGGCAAGGGCTGGCAGACCGGCTCGGACCGGGACATCGAGTATACTGCGAACTACAACCCGCAGGGCAACTCCTACCTGTGTCTCTACGGGTGGACGACGGATCCGCTGGTGGAGTACTACATCATCGAGGACTACGGCAGCTACAAGCCCGGAGACCAGTCCCAGGGGACCCACACCACTGACGGCTCCACGTACGAGATGTACACGTCCGAGCGAGTCGAGAAACCCTCGATCGAAGGGACGGCGACGTTCACGCAGTACTGGTCCATTCGACAGAACTCCCGGACGAGCGGCACCATCACCACTTCGAATCACTTCGACGCCTGGGAAAGCGCGGGCCTGAACATGGGGAGCCACGACTACCAGATCCTGGCCACTGAGGGCTACCAATCCAGCGGCAGTTCCAGCGTCACAGTCGGCAGTTCCGGCGGTGGCGGTGGCGGCGGTGGCGGTGGTGGCGGTGGTGGCGGTGGAGGCGGTGGCGGCGGTTCCGGCAGCCAGCAGCCCTACAACGGAACGCCGCACAGCATCCCCGGCACCATTCCGGCCGAGGAGTACGACCAGGGTGGCTCAGGCGTCGCCTACAGCGACAACACGTCCGAGAACGAGGGCGGTGCCATGCGGACCGGCGAAGGCGTCGACATCTCCTCGAACTCCGCTGGCTCGGGCTATTCGATCGGTTACATCGAGTCCGGCGAGTGGGTCGAGTACACCGTCGACGTCCAGCAATCCGGTGACTACACCCTCGATGCGCTGGTCGCCTCTGACTCGGGCGGCGGTTCCTTCCACCTCGAAGTCAACGGACAGAACGTCTCCGGGAACGTCAGCTTCGGCGCCACCGGGGGCTGGGACTCCTGGGAGACGGTTTCGACCTCGGGTGTCTCACTCGACGCCGGACAGCAGGTGATCCGCGTCTCCATGGACGAGAGCTGGTGGGACCTCAACACCATCGACCTCTCGCTTGACGGTGGCGGTGGCGGAGGCGGCGGAGGCGGCGGCGGTGGCGGAGGGGGCGGTAATGGCGGTACTGGTGGCGGTGGTGGCGGTACCAGCGGCGATCTCGTTGCGGAGATTGATCCGAACACCACCTCGGCCAGCACCGGCGACCTCGTGCAGTTCAACATCAACGACACCACTGGATCCGGGAACTACATCTCCTCGCTGGAGTGGGATCTCGGCAACGGTGTCACCGGCTCCGGCTGGTACATCGACGAACGCTACCAGTCCGCCGGCAGCTACACTGTCACACTCACCGCGACCAACAACGAAGGGACGTCGACGACTGACGAGGTGACCGTCACGATCACGTGA
- a CDS encoding helical backbone metal receptor produces MDRIVSLAPSATSIVQALDADDRLVGVTAHCEVADVPRLGGWLNPDLDRIADLDPDLVLTNDQLQADLRDALRDDGFRVAHAEPATLDDVLSSFRTIGDAIGLPERGERLEERARDRIDRIRNVTLDGKDRPVVYCEEWGDPPMAAGNWVPEAVRVAGGRYPFVEPGDRSRKIDRPAVEAADPDFAVVHHCGAGEPSTRALVEREWDLDAEVCAIDDSLLNQPSPRLLDGIERLASIVSAVDPAVEEPSIAAGQ; encoded by the coding sequence ATGGATCGAATCGTCTCGCTGGCTCCAAGTGCCACGTCGATTGTCCAGGCCCTCGACGCCGACGATCGGCTGGTCGGGGTTACCGCCCACTGCGAGGTCGCGGACGTCCCTCGCCTCGGCGGCTGGCTGAACCCGGATCTCGACCGGATCGCCGATCTTGACCCCGACCTGGTGCTCACGAACGATCAGCTTCAGGCTGACCTGCGGGATGCGTTGCGCGATGACGGGTTCAGAGTCGCCCACGCGGAACCGGCCACGCTCGATGATGTCCTGTCGAGCTTCCGGACGATCGGCGATGCGATCGGGCTCCCGGAGCGCGGCGAGCGCCTCGAAGAACGGGCCCGCGATCGCATCGACCGGATTCGAAACGTCACACTCGACGGTAAGGACCGACCGGTGGTCTACTGTGAGGAATGGGGCGATCCGCCGATGGCAGCCGGCAACTGGGTGCCCGAGGCCGTCCGCGTCGCGGGCGGTCGCTACCCGTTCGTCGAGCCGGGCGATCGCTCCCGAAAGATCGATCGCCCGGCCGTCGAAGCAGCCGATCCTGATTTCGCGGTCGTCCATCACTGCGGGGCCGGCGAGCCATCGACGCGGGCGCTGGTCGAACGCGAGTGGGACCTCGACGCCGAGGTCTGTGCGATCGACGATTCGTTGCTCAATCAGCCGAGTCCACGGCTCCTCGATGGGATTGAACGGTTAGCATCGATCGTCTCCGCTGTCGATCCCGCTGTAGAAGAACCTTCGATCGCAGCCGGTCAGTGA
- a CDS encoding AAA family ATPase has product MDGPLWTERHAPTIDELPQPEVRDQLRGALDDPMNLLVHGPAGAGKTAAVRAFAREAHADVEADLVVINVADFFDLTKKELAEDPRFERFITPKRRRESSKADLINHVLKEAASYTPVSGSYKTILLDNAERMREDFQQALRRVMEQYYEATQFAIATRQSSTLIPPIRSRCFPVTVRAPTHDETEAVLRRIVETEDADYDDEGLEYVAGYAGGDLRKAILGAQTTYEKSGEITMNAAYEALGEVRTDEAVEAMLSAAEAGDVTDARSTLDDLLVDEGHSGVEVLEALLRVGRSRYSGDRLARLHRVAGEIDLDLAEGTDDRLHLSHLLAELAAEA; this is encoded by the coding sequence ATGGACGGGCCGCTGTGGACCGAGCGACACGCGCCGACGATCGACGAGTTGCCACAGCCCGAAGTACGTGACCAGCTCCGGGGGGCACTCGACGATCCGATGAACCTGCTGGTTCACGGCCCCGCCGGCGCTGGCAAGACCGCCGCAGTCCGGGCGTTCGCCCGTGAGGCCCACGCCGACGTCGAGGCCGATCTGGTCGTGATCAACGTCGCGGACTTCTTCGATCTGACCAAGAAAGAACTCGCCGAGGACCCCCGATTCGAGCGGTTTATCACGCCCAAACGCCGCCGGGAGTCCTCGAAGGCCGACCTCATCAATCACGTGCTCAAGGAGGCCGCGAGTTACACGCCGGTTTCGGGGTCGTACAAGACGATCCTGCTGGACAACGCCGAGCGGATGCGCGAGGACTTCCAGCAGGCGCTGCGCCGTGTCATGGAGCAGTACTACGAGGCGACGCAGTTCGCCATCGCCACCCGCCAATCCTCGACGCTGATCCCGCCGATCCGTTCGCGGTGTTTCCCCGTGACGGTCCGCGCGCCGACCCACGACGAGACCGAGGCCGTCCTCCGGCGGATCGTCGAGACCGAGGACGCCGACTACGACGACGAGGGGCTGGAATACGTCGCAGGGTACGCCGGCGGCGACCTTCGGAAGGCGATCCTGGGGGCCCAGACGACCTACGAGAAATCGGGCGAGATCACGATGAACGCGGCCTACGAGGCGCTGGGGGAGGTCCGGACCGACGAGGCCGTCGAGGCGATGCTTTCCGCCGCCGAGGCGGGCGACGTGACCGACGCACGGTCGACGCTCGACGACTTGCTCGTCGACGAGGGTCACAGCGGCGTCGAGGTACTGGAGGCACTCCTCCGGGTCGGTCGCTCGCGATATTCCGGCGATCGGCTGGCACGGCTGCATCGGGTAGCCGGAGAGATCGATCTCGACCTCGCGGAAGGGACCGACGACCGGTTGCACCTCTCGCATTTGCTCGCCGAACTTGCCGCCGAAGCGTGA
- a CDS encoding 30S ribosomal protein S27ae, with the protein MARHELYNDDGTTDRELCPRCGDAFLADHGDRTHCGRCSYTEWN; encoded by the coding sequence ATGGCGCGTCACGAACTCTACAACGACGACGGAACCACCGACCGTGAACTGTGCCCGCGGTGTGGCGACGCGTTCCTCGCCGACCACGGCGACCGCACGCATTGCGGTCGGTGTAGCTACACCGAGTGGAACTGA
- a CDS encoding glucose 1-dehydrogenase → MSELQDGVAIVTGGSTGIGAATARRFADEGASVVVADVNVEDGEGTVAEIVEDGGEATFVEVDVSDPAEVEAMVETTVDTYGGLDFAVNNAGIEGENAGTADQPLENWEQVIDVNLKGVFLGMQAEIDAMLEDGGGAIVNMSSIAGQVGFPNLTPYVASKHGVIGLTKTAAVEYSEAGVRVNAICPGVIETPMVEATDQEMIEQTIAATPIGRLGEPPEIGDAAVWLCSEEASFVTGESLVIDGGYVTQ, encoded by the coding sequence ATGTCAGAGCTACAGGACGGCGTCGCGATCGTGACGGGCGGAAGTACCGGTATCGGTGCGGCAACGGCCAGGCGGTTCGCCGACGAAGGAGCGAGTGTCGTCGTCGCGGACGTCAACGTCGAGGACGGTGAGGGAACGGTCGCCGAGATCGTCGAGGACGGTGGGGAGGCGACGTTCGTCGAAGTGGACGTCAGCGATCCCGCTGAAGTGGAGGCGATGGTCGAAACGACGGTCGACACCTACGGCGGCTTGGACTTCGCCGTCAACAACGCCGGGATCGAAGGCGAGAACGCCGGCACCGCTGACCAACCCCTCGAGAACTGGGAGCAAGTCATCGACGTCAACTTGAAGGGAGTCTTCCTCGGGATGCAGGCCGAGATCGACGCGATGCTCGAAGACGGCGGCGGGGCAATCGTCAACATGTCCTCGATCGCGGGCCAGGTCGGGTTCCCGAATCTCACGCCGTACGTCGCAAGCAAACACGGCGTGATCGGCCTGACTAAGACCGCCGCGGTCGAGTACAGCGAGGCAGGGGTCCGCGTCAACGCCATCTGTCCGGGGGTTATCGAGACACCGATGGTCGAGGCCACCGACCAGGAGATGATCGAGCAGACGATCGCCGCCACGCCGATCGGCCGGCTGGGCGAACCGCCGGAGATCGGCGACGCGGCCGTCTGGCTGTGTTCGGAGGAAGCCTCCTTCGTCACGGGCGAATCGCTCGTCATCGACGGCGGATACGTCACCCAGTGA
- a CDS encoding ABC transporter permease → MDWREGVRMAVRAIAGHRLRSALTVVGIVIGIATVIAFASFGASVQTDVVGEFQSTSASEVYIVSGGGFLSGGGPPGADVGLTTPVVTTHDLEQLRAIDGTRAVLPRGSVPISSLTYANQTVTPGSLTATTAAALDGEIVAGRAFESGTNEIVLNEIAAAQFDSNVTVGDRIEVAREGTTSFTVVGITAGARGGFSELSAPGPEFYVPVDPHYRTTQASPAVGVDQRAYSQVTIVADAGRVSEVRDAVEAYIQTESDARQLAGEDGQVTVQSTEDVVGGIQAVLQDITRLITGIGVLALIVGAFGIANIMLVSVTERTKEIGIMKSMGATNREILGLFLAESVLLGSLGAVIGIPLGLGVGYAGSAYAEVGFTIPVDWVVIAIAMGITIGVVAGLYPAWRAARVDPIEALRYE, encoded by the coding sequence ATGGACTGGCGAGAAGGGGTTCGGATGGCAGTGCGAGCGATCGCCGGCCATCGGCTCCGGTCGGCACTGACGGTTGTCGGGATCGTCATCGGCATCGCGACGGTGATCGCGTTCGCGAGTTTCGGCGCGAGCGTCCAGACCGACGTTGTCGGCGAGTTCCAATCAACATCGGCGAGTGAGGTCTACATCGTCTCCGGTGGCGGGTTCCTCTCGGGCGGTGGGCCGCCCGGGGCCGACGTGGGGCTGACGACCCCGGTCGTCACGACGCACGACCTCGAACAGTTGCGGGCGATCGACGGCACGCGAGCGGTGCTCCCACGAGGATCGGTACCCATCTCGTCGCTGACCTACGCGAACCAGACGGTCACACCCGGGAGTCTGACGGCGACCACCGCCGCCGCCCTCGACGGTGAGATCGTCGCAGGACGGGCCTTCGAGTCCGGGACGAACGAGATCGTGCTCAACGAGATCGCGGCCGCGCAGTTCGACTCGAATGTGACCGTCGGGGACCGGATCGAGGTCGCTCGCGAGGGGACGACGTCGTTCACAGTCGTCGGCATCACGGCCGGGGCACGCGGTGGGTTCTCGGAACTCTCAGCGCCCGGCCCGGAGTTTTACGTCCCCGTCGATCCCCATTACCGGACCACCCAGGCGTCACCGGCGGTCGGCGTCGACCAGCGCGCGTACTCCCAGGTGACGATCGTGGCAGACGCTGGCCGTGTCTCGGAAGTGCGTGACGCGGTCGAGGCCTACATTCAGACCGAGTCCGACGCCCGACAGCTCGCGGGCGAGGACGGCCAGGTGACCGTCCAGTCCACGGAAGACGTCGTCGGTGGTATCCAGGCCGTCCTGCAGGACATCACGCGACTCATCACCGGGATCGGCGTGCTCGCGCTGATCGTCGGTGCCTTTGGCATCGCCAACATCATGCTCGTCAGCGTGACCGAGCGCACGAAGGAGATCGGGATCATGAAGTCGATGGGCGCGACCAACCGGGAGATCCTCGGGCTGTTTCTGGCCGAGTCCGTCCTGCTGGGTTCGCTGGGGGCCGTGATCGGCATCCCGCTGGGCCTCGGCGTCGGCTACGCCGGCTCGGCCTACGCCGAGGTCGGGTTCACGATCCCCGTCGACTGGGTCGTCATCGCCATCGCGATGGGGATCACGATCGGGGTCGTTGCCGGGCTGTACCCGGCCTGGCGGGCCGCACGCGTCGATCCGATCGAGGCCCTCCGCTACGAGTGA
- a CDS encoding bifunctional N(6)-L-threonylcarbamoyladenine synthase/serine/threonine protein kinase: MAPTGTDDVASADRILGIEGTAWAASAAVYDVEADDVTIETDAYEPDSGGIHPQEAAEHMREAIPQVVERALDIAREQAADAGEDPDESPVDAVAFSRGPGLGPCLRIVATAARALAQRLDVPLVGVNHMVAHLEIGRHRSGFSAPVCLNASGANAHILGYRNGRYRVLGETMDTGVGNAIDKFTRHLGWSHPGGPKVEKRAKDGEYIDLPYVVKGMDFSFSGIMSAAKQAIDDGEPVEDVCYSLQENIFAMLTEVAERALSLSDADELVLGGGVGQNDRLREMLGAMCDQRGADFYAPEPRFLRDNAGMIAVLGAKMYDAGDTIAVEDSRVRPDFRPDEVDVTWRSDKAVGSWTRSKDDDAVQGAEATVTVEDGRVRKERQPRTYRHPTLDERLRTERTREEARLTSEARRVGVPTPVVHDVDPKEGVLVFERVGERDLREALTLDRVRDVGRHLATIHDAGFVHGDPTTRNVRISEDRTHLIDFGLGYYTGHAEDHAMDLHVFAQSLAGTADDAETLQEAAEEAYRESSGRGEAVLDRLREIEGRGRYQ; the protein is encoded by the coding sequence ATGGCACCGACTGGAACTGATGACGTCGCGTCCGCGGACCGAATTCTCGGCATCGAGGGAACCGCCTGGGCCGCGAGCGCGGCCGTCTACGACGTCGAGGCCGACGACGTCACCATCGAGACGGACGCCTACGAACCCGACAGCGGCGGGATTCACCCACAAGAGGCGGCCGAACACATGCGCGAGGCCATCCCGCAGGTCGTCGAACGGGCACTCGACATCGCCCGCGAGCAGGCCGCCGACGCGGGCGAAGACCCCGACGAATCGCCGGTCGACGCGGTCGCCTTCTCCCGGGGGCCGGGCCTCGGTCCCTGTCTGCGGATCGTCGCGACGGCCGCGCGGGCGCTGGCCCAGCGCCTGGACGTACCGCTGGTCGGCGTCAACCACATGGTCGCCCACCTGGAGATCGGTCGCCACCGGTCGGGCTTTTCCGCGCCGGTGTGTCTGAACGCCTCCGGCGCGAACGCCCATATTCTGGGGTATCGCAACGGCCGGTATCGCGTCCTCGGCGAGACGATGGACACCGGCGTCGGCAACGCCATCGACAAGTTCACGCGTCACCTCGGGTGGTCCCATCCCGGCGGGCCGAAGGTCGAAAAGCGGGCAAAAGACGGCGAGTACATCGACCTGCCCTACGTCGTCAAGGGGATGGACTTCTCCTTTTCGGGAATCATGAGCGCCGCCAAGCAAGCGATTGACGATGGGGAGCCAGTAGAGGACGTCTGCTATTCGCTCCAGGAGAACATCTTCGCGATGTTGACGGAAGTCGCGGAGCGGGCCCTCTCGCTTTCGGACGCCGACGAACTCGTCCTCGGCGGGGGTGTCGGGCAGAACGATCGCCTCCGGGAGATGCTCGGAGCGATGTGCGACCAGCGCGGGGCTGATTTTTACGCGCCCGAACCCAGATTTCTCCGGGACAACGCGGGGATGATCGCCGTCCTGGGGGCGAAGATGTACGACGCGGGCGATACGATCGCCGTCGAGGACTCCCGGGTTCGGCCGGACTTCCGGCCCGACGAGGTTGACGTGACCTGGCGATCCGACAAGGCCGTCGGGTCGTGGACTCGCTCGAAGGACGACGATGCCGTCCAGGGGGCCGAAGCGACCGTCACTGTCGAGGACGGCCGCGTCAGGAAGGAGCGCCAGCCACGGACCTACCGCCATCCGACGCTCGACGAACGCCTCCGGACCGAGCGGACGCGCGAAGAAGCCCGACTCACGAGCGAAGCGCGCCGCGTCGGCGTCCCGACGCCGGTCGTCCACGACGTCGATCCGAAGGAGGGTGTCCTGGTCTTCGAGCGCGTGGGCGAGCGGGATCTCCGTGAGGCCCTGACACTCGATCGGGTCCGGGACGTCGGGCGACACCTGGCGACGATCCACGACGCGGGGTTCGTCCACGGCGATCCGACGACGCGAAATGTCAGAATTTCAGAAGATCGCACTCACCTCATCGACTTCGGCCTGGGCTACTACACCGGCCACGCCGAGGATCACGCGATGGACCTCCACGTCTTCGCCCAGTCGCTGGCTGGAACCGCTGACGATGCTGAAACGCTCCAGGAGGCCGCCGAGGAGGCCTACCGCGAGTCGAGCGGGCGGGGTGAGGCCGTTCTGGACCGTCTCCGGGAAATCGAGGGCCGCGGGCGGTACCAGTGA
- a CDS encoding 30S ribosomal protein S24e, with amino-acid sequence MDIDIIEEEDNPMLHRTDVRFEVAHEEATPSRLSIRDSLAAMLNKDAAEVVVHELDTTFGMRKTVGYAKVYDDPEYAREVEQDHMLERNKIVAEDGESEAEEA; translated from the coding sequence ATGGACATCGACATCATCGAAGAGGAGGACAATCCGATGTTGCATCGGACCGACGTCCGATTCGAGGTCGCCCACGAGGAGGCGACGCCGTCGCGGCTCTCTATCCGGGATTCACTGGCCGCGATGCTCAACAAGGACGCCGCAGAAGTCGTCGTGCACGAACTCGATACGACCTTCGGCATGCGAAAGACCGTCGGCTACGCGAAGGTGTACGACGACCCGGAGTACGCGCGTGAGGTCGAACAGGACCACATGCTCGAACGCAACAAGATAGTGGCTGAGGACGGCGAGTCCGAGGCAGAGGAGGCCTGA
- a CDS encoding ABC transporter ATP-binding protein, which yields MDEAADRQSVVSLADVRKEYSLGGTVTALDGVDLTLPDGSYTAVMGPSGSGKSTLLNLIGALDTPTSGTVTVNGTAVSELSESGRARLRGTEIGFIFQTFNLMPRLTASENVALPLVFAEWDRRERAERARTLLERVGLGDRLDHLPQELSGGQRQRVAIARALAADPALLLADEPTGNVDTDTGEEIMSLFADAHDRGNTILLVTHERRIAEHADRIIHVRDGVRERTEHLGGDD from the coding sequence ATGGACGAAGCGGCGGACCGCCAGTCGGTCGTGTCACTCGCGGACGTCCGCAAGGAGTACTCTCTTGGCGGGACAGTGACCGCACTCGACGGGGTCGATCTGACGCTGCCGGACGGCTCGTACACAGCAGTTATGGGACCCAGCGGCTCCGGGAAGAGTACGCTGTTGAATCTCATCGGCGCACTTGATACGCCCACCTCGGGGACCGTCACCGTCAACGGGACTGCTGTTTCGGAACTCTCCGAAAGCGGGCGAGCACGACTCCGCGGCACGGAAATCGGGTTCATCTTCCAGACGTTCAACCTGATGCCACGACTGACCGCCAGCGAAAACGTCGCACTCCCCCTCGTCTTCGCCGAATGGGACCGACGCGAGCGGGCCGAACGCGCCCGCACCCTCCTCGAACGCGTCGGACTCGGGGACCGACTCGATCACTTGCCACAGGAACTCAGCGGCGGCCAACGCCAGCGAGTTGCCATCGCCCGCGCCCTAGCAGCCGACCCCGCGCTCCTCCTGGCCGACGAGCCGACCGGGAACGTCGATACTGACACCGGCGAGGAGATCATGTCGCTGTTCGCGGACGCCCACGACCGGGGCAACACGATTCTGCTGGTGACCCACGAGCGTCGGATCGCCGAACACGCCGACCGGATCATCCACGTCAGAGACGGCGTCCGCGAGCGGACCGAGCACCTGGGAGGTGACGACTAA